ATGGTTATTTACACAATTTTTAATTCTCCTACTTTTATCATATTAATGTctgctattttttaaattaaaaaatgatactATGAACAAACATCATAATTAATAAAGCCAAGTTTGTGTTGAATTTTCCCTCTTCTAGAAAAGTTACACGAATCTGTTGGGTTTTTCCTTTCCATTCCCTGCTGCATACAAGTCCGACTAAAGAGGGAAAATTTGGTCCTTTAATTACCTTTTACTTTCGCTTTAGGAAAGTCTCTGCACGTGTTATATTAGCttccataattttcaatttacttaaataaataaataaattactattattattattattattattattattattgtttaatgttttaaaataataagtaacATTACCCTATTTGAaaaatatctaatatattttatgggcaaaaacaaaaataaacacgCATGGCCGTTGGGCTTGGGCCAGTCGGAGCCCAACGCGTGACCCCCCCCCAAGAGCGTTAAATTTTGGTCGTACGACAAAAAAAGTGCCGCTTAATCCGAGTGGATCCCTCGCTGCGTGTCAAAGATCTGGCGTAAGTAAGCCATCGGCAATGACGTCAGACGCACGTGACCCGCCACAATTTACGGACATTTTTGGCAAATTACTTAATTTGACGACGGATTTGccatgaaagaaaataaatttaattttatataagtCACACCAAAAGAAGAACTCAATTGAGACCCACTTATTAGGGGGGGCTCGTTTTTTATATGTAGgtcttataataatatatgctatatattatatcaaattacacacgttatattaaatattattgtaaaaaCATAATAACATATGAATAAATCTAAACTTTTACACAAAATCacattatactttaattttttttattaacttttatttataaaaatttacatgacATAAGTTcttaaaattacttgatattAAAGTTAACTTAAACTCCACAATAAAGTAAATTTAGAgttcatattaatatataaactaAGAGGACGTGCGGGTCTCAATCTAATTCTTTTGCGGTAATGTAatcaatttgttaaatttttactTATCCCAATTACTTTACCACAAAAAACTCCAATTTTACGCGGTTTTGGAATATTCTACTAGACaaaacacagagagagagagagagagagggagggagagaataaGAGGTTTGCTTCTGTAACACGCTCGTGGCTGGCTGGCTCCATCATCTTCGTTATTATACCCTCGCCTCGCACCGCACCGCACCGTTTGCATCTCTTTTCATTGATTCGTCGTCTATCGCTAATAtcgtatttaatttaattgcctttaatttatcttaataaataaataaataaatcgcGCAGCGCTTGCTTCCGGGATACGTTTGGGAGCTTGAAGAaacagacaaaaaaaaaatacactctCCGCCTACGTCTgttgattattattatactaaagTAATCGAAAGTGGTTTTGTTTGGTTGCGAAAAGTCGCCATCGTTGGCTCCGAGTCAAGAGTCCGGACTCGGACTCGAAGCCCTAGATTTGACTATTGTCACGGGTCTTCTCCCTCGGCCCACTTGGCCCAATTTAGCCTCCTCGTCTTCTCTCTCTGTCCCCCTCAGTTTGGGCACTCCCCCATTGAAAACAAATTATCCTTTGACTATATGAGTTTGGTGGTAAAAAAGagttttcaaatatatttaatgaataataataatactctaAAGGACGTTcacttatatattttataaaaaattgttcAATTTACGAATTCAGGCAGGCAGCTCAACTCCCAATTTTCAGACCTCATCTCCACCGTCTCTCTCCGTGAATGCTTTTAGAAGTTTACTTAATTCCCCGGAGATCACTGGACTTATTATTAAATACAGATTGAGCTTTGGTTCATATCTTGTGTTTTGCGTGCGTGCGTGGTCATTTATTTGTCaattgctaaaataaaaaaaaaaacaaaattcatttttatatttaatcaaCAACTTGAGCCTTGCATTGCACATGCGTTCTGCTacgtctttctctctctctctctctctcacttacCTTCTTCTCGACGGTCAATGATTTGTTTAATTAATCAAGGATTATGATCTTTTCATAACACTATAATTAACTGGCACATGTAATTTTGTAAGGTCTGACTTCGTTAAACTCACTATGTTACTATAACAGATTTAGACATAAAGTTAAGTGAATATTTACATCTATAAATATAGATTTTaccatttaaaattagaatactgattgaaaattttgatgaatttttaaacTCGCTATTATGATAGTTTTAAGTGTCATATTTTAATTAGTCTAATAAATGTTAActattaaatattaacattGACTAAAACTTAACTAAGTCTGGAAAATTCATtgaattctcaaattttatttttaaaattaaaacaagaaaagggagagtaaaaaaaaatctaatagaATATGTGCCTTGAAAATTAACCTAACTTTATAAATGAGGCATAGGTCTTCCTTTATACCTATGGTATGGTATGGTAtggcatatttttttaattatgatgGTTCACAATAAATAATGGCGGCAGGGTTCTATTCTTAGAATTGAATCAAAGAGCGAGCAAGTCATAGTTAAAAGGGATATTTCTTATCTAACTAGTTAGTCTATGATGTGTGAATGCTATTTAAacattatgaaaatattaaatcatAGATACTATTCTTGATGAATTTTTTATGAACACGTGCTAGACGGAGACTATATATAAGTGAGattttactaatattaaaaaattgtgACTTGGGAttgaatttttgagtttttatgatgaaaattatcaaaatggACGGAGACCAAAAAGccaagaataatttttgaaaatcacaaTTGAACAGTCGCCCAATTCCGTTCGCCGAATTAGTCACGAAATCAATGCGAACGGAATGCTTTTTGATTCGGCACAACATATGCGAAGAATCCAAACTGGAGTTCTCACTTTTCATTGCAGATGTGAAAGGAACGCTTCTGGATTCACATTGCCGACAATTGCCTTTGTCAGGAATCCGATGCCGACACCGCTTTGGATCTCAACATCAGATAGGCGCCGGAAATGCTCACCGTACTCAAGCTGCCGGTCAATTTCAGTTAACGTTTGCGCATCAAATACCTCTAAGAAGTTGAACGTGGCAATTGAATCGTGAGGTGAGAGTTATTCGATCTCCATTTACTTAatttcaattcgatttttccgTCCGTTTATTTAGCTCTGATTCAGGTCTAATTAAGTGCAATCATTAAAATTCACCAGATCCAGAACATGTCAAAGCTTAATTTGTTTACTGAAAGCTGAAAGCTAAAAGAGAATTCGAACACGATCGAAGTAGTAAGGACAACAACAGATAGCGATATAATATAGCGCTGGCTTGCTTAGTTGACTTATCTTGCCTAATAAAGTCGATAGAATGCCATGCCCCACCATAGGTGAAATGGTATTGGAAGTGTCCCAAATCTGCCGGTCTTTTCACCGGAAAGATTAGACAGTGCCGGTATCTAACTGGGATTACAAGCTGGATGATAATGACCCCCTGCCCCACTTGGCTCTCTTAAATCTCTCCAGTCCCCACAAGCAAGCCATGAAAGGACTTCAATCATAATCCTTGAATCATGATTTCAGAAACTTCTGGGGTTTGAGATTTTGATCGCTTTGCGTCCATCTAGGTTAGCCATCTAAAACAAAAACCATTGAAATCTTTATACACAAAACCTATAGAAGAATAGAGAAATTTAGATAAGAAATCTTATCTCCAAAGAATACATATGATCAACAGACTTTTGAATATATAAAAGAGTACAATGAGTTTCTATTAGTCGATAAATATTATGTACTTTAAAATTGAGTAACAGTAATAGCAATacagttttattaatttattattgttaataatatttttaatgatgtcattataatatgttataataataaatattcgGTCAAAATATTATACTATTAATAAATTGTTTTAGTACGTATGTGAAtagttttaatattaaattgTAGTAATTTTCTAATAATATTAACACATTAATgttaataatcattaataaatatatctgGTAGTACAAATATTTTCTctgatattataataatagctatatcataaatatttttgatatatgaagtttaatataattataatattgttAATACTTCAATAATGTGATATTAGTAAATCACCATTACTTTGCTAACAAATTAAGTATGAAATCATCATAATATTATAGTCTTCTCGTGAACGTTATaacattaaaaacaaaaatgtttttatataaattttttgaaattgggTAAAAGAatacaattattattaatataattaataattatttatattatagtaTTAGAGAATATCATGAATATTGGATGGATAGTATTaatcttataataatattatcaattcAGTTCATGATTTAGttagaaaatattattaataataaattatcatcattgaaattttaatattgTCAATGTCATAAATATGTTATTGATACTTGATagtattaaattataaaaataataatgattaatatGTTAATACTGTGATATTCTTAATGACACTATATTGTGTTATgcaacaatattattttatcgATAACACAATTTTACTTtaagagatataataatatcatttttgtacTATTATAATTCGAGTTTCATAAtatcaataacaataatatttgaAGATCAAATTGGTAATGaacattaatattaattctaattaaaagtttttaagtttttgtttggtaaaatcttaaataatttttaattttatatttgtaaatttattggtTAATagcaattaaaatataataacaatgCGTCTTTTGGACATATTTTCTAGTATATTAAATTCTGTAGATGGTTGAGAAGCATAAACAACaattttggatgtttttcaaatcttaaggtgagaaaatgtgtttttcatTCAATTGGTCAGGCAGTCCAGTCTTAATTGGGCCACATCTTTCAACTGGGTCGGCCCACAAGGAAGTTGATGAGCAGGGGCCCCAGGGTATTTTTTAACCTGATTGTCACGTTTCAAGGCTGTTTGTACAGGGTATTTGTGCTTAAACCTTACTGGACAGATCAGCCCAATCAAGAGTTTCGTATGTCTTGATTCCCACAAAAGTATAGGCTGCACCCAATAGCAACCACCAGTTAAAAATTCTcctttataaaaaatacaaaaacaagtTGTGCAGCTGACAAGTAACAGCATAGAATagtaaatcaaatcaaataaaattgaaaacgaATCAACTATAGACCACTAGTGGCTCTCAGTCAATTTATATCGATCGACGAAGCCGTCCCTATATCTAAAGAACACGCCCACAAACGCTGGCCTTTTGCAAAAGCGAAAGCTGTGATATTACAACCAGAAAATTAAGAATGAAGACCATAACAGAAAGAATgatcacacatatatatatataaatatatatatatatcggtcATTCATCGAACCCGGACAATACCTTAACCATGATCTGCATGACTTTAACCCGCATTTGTAGTGACAAAATGTAATCAGCTGTGTGCCTGAAAAGCCCGTCAAGGCCCACAGACTCGCTCTTCGGAATAAGCTTCCTCAATGTTCTGACCCTTTTGTCGACAATGCTTTCGGACCTTCTAGAAACCCTTCTGGTCCTCTTGCTTCGGATGTGCCCTTTCTTCATCAAAGCCGCCTTCTGCTTCCTCCCTTGCAATCTTCTCTTCGTCACCTGCGCCTTCAAAGCTTTTCTCAACAAAGGCGAAGGATCCTTTGTACTGTAACTTTCTGGGAAATCAAGGAAAGCTTGCGAAGAGGAACCCATGAAGCCGCCAATTGTATGTATTTTGCTTTGGTTGGTTGATGTCAAGGAGCAAATCTCAAACGGATGCCCAAGTGGCAGCGACTAAGGGGGTTTTTATAGTAAGCAGCTTGGTGGGGATGGAGGATAATATCACGTTTTTCTAAGAGTGGAGCCCTGAGACAGCTTCACGGAAGGCTTCCAAGAAAACGGGGTGAGTGAATGAGAGATGGCCAAGTGTACAATGGGTGGGGGGGGGCTGCTTTGCTAGTTGCCTTGGGTCTCATGTTCTCCAACTCAATGCACATGAACCCACATGATTCCCTTCACCACCCATCTTCCTAAACCACCCCTTTTATGAACTCCCATCTCATCAAAACACCCTGGATTATTCCTTCCCCACTTTCCAAATTCAATGCATACATAATCTGAATTGGGCTCCTTAATCTGCTCATTCCAGCTCAATCAGTACCAGACAATGTACACATGtaacttattatatatatataatgggaTTCATAGTGGTTAGACCCATGTTCCCCAAGAGGAAGCCTTAATTTGGATAAAGTATTTGACACCTGCAGGTTTAACGAGTTTCTGACATTCATGAACTGGAGAAGTTGATATCCTTGCGTTTTTGGACAAGGGATATGATTTTCTGACATTCATGAATTAATCCAGATTTTCCTTCTAAGCATGGTTATAATTATTTCCAATCCAATCATAAATCATGCATCCATGTCTCAGCATGTCTAGTGCAAAAGTACATATGTCAAACTGGAGAACTTAGATCCTTGTATTGGATAAGGCAGATGATTTTTAACATTGACGAACCACAGGTACTCCTAAagattattctttttatatgcGAGTAATAGCCAATCATGTCTTAACATGTCTGCTTCAAACAAGCCGCCAGGACACGTATACTAGTGGGAGATGATTAATATTATCTCAgggaaacatatatatatatatatatatgccttttCTTCCATTGGATTTACGTGAGTAAATTTGGTTTACTTGAGTTTATCGATCGGCAACCAAACAGAACAAGAATACtaacttttttttatgaattcGGCTGATAGAAGTATACTTCTCAAATTctcaatataaattcacatAGTGCAAtcttttgttatttgtttattcTTAAAGGGTGGCCGAAGAACATGCTGCCACATGCACTTGCATAAGTATAGTTCTTAAGCCAGCAAATAAGAGCAAATCATCTGGCTAAGCGCTGAATATGGGCCATTGGTTTCTAAAACATTTAAAACCATGAAAATTTGTGTGCATGGTAATGGAGTAAGTAATTGGACCCCTATGTTTCATATTATCTTATTTGCCTGCATGTTGTGTAGGCACAGGTATAGAGAATGTAGGCTCCCTTCTTCTGCTACCGTCTGGTGGTATATAtctctctgttttctttcttgtttctgCCCTTGCTTCTTTTTTCATAGGTCGCAGGAAACAAGATTTAGCTGAATATCTTCATGTTGCACCACATGATGGTTCAGCTAGTATGTTCAGAATAATGTTGTAGTGACATTTTTTAATCGCCAAAATATTCTCTACACATTCCAAACAGATCTTTTCTGTTTTTCCTCGTATATCACTAGTTAATTTTCAtttagatagtgtttgttaattaagatataaactGAAAAAgttaatatatgaaaaatattctaaatttttatcattttcaatatatttgttaaatttatctgacaattattgaaaaaaaaatcacgtcATTTCTtatctgaaaattttcaaatatgtttATCTCTTCCCCTTCAATATATATTGGACCTTacagataaaaaagaaataatacatatatcattttttgcattccaaaaaatttaacaaataattttataaaatttttgaaatattttgcaatcttattttgatcatttcatattttgattcgTTAagtattctaattttattttgatacaacCTTATTTAAGAAAGATTGCCTTAATATATAAGCTTTGTCATTAgctttttttttactttcattaGAATAAAAATTTAGGGGTTAATCTCTACTATTCAGTATATTTCCTATACTGAATAATGAATTTGGTTCGAATAGGCCATTCCACTAGTGAATGCCAAGTTGATCTTGTTCCAATAGTTTTGActaggagtgttcaaaaaatCTGTTGGATCGCGGTTTTCGGCCGAGTCGAATCGAACCGGTCGATTTTTTGAATTGGTGGTTCGATTCGGTTTGAAAAACTGCCAAATTGCGCGGTTTGCGATTTGGCAGATCGACGGTTCAATTCAAAACCGAACTGccctcatatatataatatataattaaaaaaaattaaaaattaaaaatataaaaggggCACCAATGCCCTCAGATATTCCTCCCATTTCCCCCAAACCCTAACCcgcacccacccacccacccgcCGCAGTCTTTCTCTCCTTTGGACCCTCGAATCGCCGATCGGCGCCAACCCATCGACGGCAGACGCACCTCTTAACATTGCCACCATTTTCGATCACCAATATGCCGGTTGCTGGTACCTCTTGACATCGCCACGGTGTTGCCTCACAGCAGTCCAAGCCTGTTGCCTTCTTCCCCCAGTGTTTCCGATCGATTCGTCGGTTGCTGGTATACGGCTTCATGACTTTCTCTCTCACAACTGTTTCTGACTTTCTATTGTTTTATTATAAAGATTTTTAGTTACAAAATGCTTGTGACTTGTGAGGAAAAACTTTCAGTGagtgttgtattttctctctcccACCCGCCTTATTGCTTTCCCTGCTTCTTGAGCATTTATGATAATACACAATCATTACTGCTTAAGTGTTTAAACTGGTATGATCTTCAAGTTGATATTCGGGAACTGGCTTGATCCAAAAATTTAGTAAACTTAAATCTGTTGTATTGTGACTTTTAAACTAATTGAATCTGTTGTTTTTGTTGCTATCATGGCATGCTTTAGCTAATCACAGTGTATGGATTttagtgttggaaatgtatgccctaaagacacgttttgtttaatttatggtaatgatgtttcttttattcagtttatggtacatatattatttgcatttaattgttataaaagtgtccatgctattaagtaagtgattcatgtgatgggtcgttcttcacagttaggcatgaatcatgggtacttaataagcaagaaaatattactcttgatcttttgatagaactgggcattctatcatgataagatcattgtgcaatagatcctaatggatgatggcttgccttagccagtaaacagtccgtttactctaattgtacaagcgcattcggaatgcgtagagtggacctgtgatagaagctaatgacaaagtactaattatcatggagctagtctatcactgctactacgtggacgagtactctaatacttgagtattagttggtggtctagtgaacctagagctatattcttagattcactgtaggtgaggtctatcaaagatcaatatccttttgagttgggagtatggtttctaattagctaagacagactaatacaagatagtttctgtgattcacccccttgtgattgtccaagaataatcaaataatccagggccctgggaacgtgacttaagagtgtgtgcttctgggtagctcccagtgataagcaagtacattcgagtagtcacggattattggactagtgatctaaggatggtagaaatcatttagagatgtgttagtacattattcctttctaaatgatgggtgttacgtagaggggtattttcgtcattacactagtaggtcaaagacattacatatgcaaaattattcgtggggtcagtgttaccatatggtgatagttggaacacttagaatgacaaaatatagctactaggtagcagggatattttggtcattttagtagtcgtgaataatttgtcttttggtccccggagtagctcgatataactcatgtattatttaatacatttggcttgttgggtgaattacattgagagagaattattttattcagaatggtccataattaattgggctagaataaaataatagttcattagtctttaattaattaattgggctaacccaattagaaaattaattaaatggacttggcccattagggtttggcccactagggttttaaccctagggttctccctatatattctgtctttttggttatttttcatccaaggttcttttactcttcttcaccgaaagagaggccacgagttcgagtcatacttcggaagatcgaaagagagctttcaagttctgatgcgaaggagccgaaggattgcaggacaacCGTCGTCTCCActacgagaagaagctcccgcccatcctccgaCTGTCGCATctttccgtccggtaatccgtaggagaagtaagtttcctagactctaatcaatacgaggaacgttttttattaaaaaccgcttccgttgcatgctatgtttcctcggGATGATCCTTCATTTAGGTCTATCAATCAGTGTATTACAGTGAGTTTGcagcaaaaatacaaatttggaATCGGTTCAAACCGAACCAAATTGGCACGGACCGGACCAAATGTAGAAATTGCCAAACTGcagaaaccgaaccgaaccgtgCGGTTCGATTTTCCGCATCAAATCAAACCGAGCAACAGTGTATGGATTTTAGGTCTATCAATCAGTGTATTACAGTGAATTTGcagcaaaaatacaaatttagaatCGGTtcaaatcgaatcgaaccgaaccgaaccaaaccggcTCAGATCGGACCAAATGTAGAAATTGCCAAGCCGTGGAAATCGAACTGAACCAAACCGCATTCCGAACCGAATCAAACCGCTCGGTTTGATTTGGTAGAAAACCGAGCCTGCGGTTCGATGCTTTA
This genomic stretch from Diospyros lotus cultivar Yz01 chromosome 1, ASM1463336v1, whole genome shotgun sequence harbors:
- the LOC127813570 gene encoding uncharacterized protein LOC127813570; translation: MGSSSQAFLDFPESYSTKDPSPLLRKALKAQVTKRRLQGRKQKAALMKKGHIRSKRTRRVSRRSESIVDKRVRTLRKLIPKSESVGLDGLFRHTADYILSLQMRVKVMQIMVKPILLWESRHTKLLIGLICPVRFKHKYPVQTALKRDNQVKKYPGAPAHQLPCGPTQLKDVAQLRLDCLTN